The Coregonus clupeaformis isolate EN_2021a chromosome 13, ASM2061545v1, whole genome shotgun sequence genome includes a region encoding these proteins:
- the LOC121580345 gene encoding CUE domain-containing protein 1-like isoform X2, whose protein sequence is MMTSLFRRHSSSSGNHGDVSAHSDSPVPAELNNSNPGGGGRTVRCLEFNQAMEDFRTMFPSMEQEVIECVLRANHGAVDSTINQLLQMSLDGHGSDDSSDSEDSIPPEILERTLEPDSSDEEPPPVYSPPSYDMHIYDRKYPDEVLPTASPPPSFDASQSRPCQPPPGPPPPASQRQVGSYRNWNPPLLGNLPDDFLRILPQQLDSLPRSHSSLTQTSLTQPSCSSSLLSVTQQVEPGAAARAGQVGMETDQERKLKQFLEDERIALFLQNEEFMKELQRNREFLIALERGDNYASGSGEACINVTDDALFRDKLKHMGKSTRNKLFEIARAFAEKTRRRKTKRRALLKHHSLGNAASTANLLEDEEAGHLSEEDSMLKRPGPQEEEVPQQEVLS, encoded by the exons ATGATGACCAGCCTGTTCCGCCgccacagcagcagcagtggtAACCATGGTGATGTGTCGGCGCACAGCGACAGCCCAGTCCCAGCTGAACTCAACAACAGTAATCCCGGTGGGGGTGGGCGAACGGTGCGGTGTCTGGAGTTCAACCAGGCTATGGAGGACTTCAGGACCATGTTCCCCAGCATGGAGCAGGAGGTGATAGAGTGTGTGCTGCGGGCCAACCACGGAGCCGTGGACTCCACTATCAACCAGCTGCTCCAAATGAGCCTGGACGGACACGGCTCTGACGACAGCTCCGACTCAGAGGACAGTATCCCTCCTGAG ATCCTGGAGCGGACGTTGGAGCCGGACAGCTCTGACGAGGAGCCCCCGCCGGTCTACTCCCCGCCCTCCTATGACATGCACATCTACGACAGGAAGTACCCAGATGAGGTCCTGCCTACAGCCTCACCACCACCCAG CTTTGATGCCAGTCAATCCCGTCCCTGCCAGCCCCCTCCTGGTCCACCCCCTCCTGCCAGTCAAAGGCAGGTTGGAAGTTACAGGAACTGGAACCCACCGTTACTAGGcaacctccctgatgacttcctgCGGATCCTGCCTCAGCAGCTGGACAGTCTGCCA CGCTCTCACAGTAGCCTAACCCAGACTAGTCTGACCCAGCCAtcctgctcttcctccctgtTGTCCGTGACGCAGCAGGTTGAGCCTGGGGCGGCGGCCAGGGCGGGCCAGGTTGGCATGGAGACGGACCAGGAGAGGAAGTTGAAGCAGTTCTTGGAGGATGAGCGCATAGCCCTCTTCCTGCAGAACGAGGAGTTTATGAAGGAGCTGCAACGCAACCGCGAGTTCCTCATCGCCCTTGAGAgag GAGATAATTATGCCTCAGGCTCTGGGGAGGCCTGCATCAATGTTACAGATGATGCCTTGTTCCGTGACAAACTCAAGCACATGGGCAAAT CTACGCGGAATAAGCTTTTTGAAATCGCTAGAGCTTTCGCTGAAAAGACCCGAAGAAGAAAAACGAAAAGACGAGCCCTCCTGAAACACCATTC ACTGGGTAATGCTGCCTCCACTGCCAACCTCTTGGAAGACGAAGAAGCTGGACACCTGAGTG AGGAGGACAGTATGCTCAAGAGACCAGGCCCTCAGGAAGAGGAGGTGCCCCAACAGGAAGTGTTGTCATG A
- the LOC121580345 gene encoding CUE domain-containing protein 1-like isoform X1, translating to MMTSLFRRHSSSSGNHGDVSAHSDSPVPAELNNSNPGGGGRTVRCLEFNQAMEDFRTMFPSMEQEVIECVLRANHGAVDSTINQLLQMSLDGHGSDDSSDSEDSIPPEILERTLEPDSSDEEPPPVYSPPSYDMHIYDRKYPDEVLPTASPPPSFDASQSRPCQPPPGPPPPASQRQVGSYRNWNPPLLGNLPDDFLRILPQQLDSLPRSHSSLTQTSLTQPSCSSSLLSVTQQVEPGAAARAGQVGMETDQERKLKQFLEDERIALFLQNEEFMKELQRNREFLIALERDWLQYESKTSKSHHSPAFMGMSSPGDNYASGSGEACINVTDDALFRDKLKHMGKSTRNKLFEIARAFAEKTRRRKTKRRALLKHHSLGNAASTANLLEDEEAGHLSEEDSMLKRPGPQEEEVPQQEVLS from the exons ATGATGACCAGCCTGTTCCGCCgccacagcagcagcagtggtAACCATGGTGATGTGTCGGCGCACAGCGACAGCCCAGTCCCAGCTGAACTCAACAACAGTAATCCCGGTGGGGGTGGGCGAACGGTGCGGTGTCTGGAGTTCAACCAGGCTATGGAGGACTTCAGGACCATGTTCCCCAGCATGGAGCAGGAGGTGATAGAGTGTGTGCTGCGGGCCAACCACGGAGCCGTGGACTCCACTATCAACCAGCTGCTCCAAATGAGCCTGGACGGACACGGCTCTGACGACAGCTCCGACTCAGAGGACAGTATCCCTCCTGAG ATCCTGGAGCGGACGTTGGAGCCGGACAGCTCTGACGAGGAGCCCCCGCCGGTCTACTCCCCGCCCTCCTATGACATGCACATCTACGACAGGAAGTACCCAGATGAGGTCCTGCCTACAGCCTCACCACCACCCAG CTTTGATGCCAGTCAATCCCGTCCCTGCCAGCCCCCTCCTGGTCCACCCCCTCCTGCCAGTCAAAGGCAGGTTGGAAGTTACAGGAACTGGAACCCACCGTTACTAGGcaacctccctgatgacttcctgCGGATCCTGCCTCAGCAGCTGGACAGTCTGCCA CGCTCTCACAGTAGCCTAACCCAGACTAGTCTGACCCAGCCAtcctgctcttcctccctgtTGTCCGTGACGCAGCAGGTTGAGCCTGGGGCGGCGGCCAGGGCGGGCCAGGTTGGCATGGAGACGGACCAGGAGAGGAAGTTGAAGCAGTTCTTGGAGGATGAGCGCATAGCCCTCTTCCTGCAGAACGAGGAGTTTATGAAGGAGCTGCAACGCAACCGCGAGTTCCTCATCGCCCTTGAGAgag ATTGGCTGCAGTATGAGTCAAAGACATCCAAGTCCCATCATTCACCAGCTTTCATGGGGATGTCCTCTCCAG GAGATAATTATGCCTCAGGCTCTGGGGAGGCCTGCATCAATGTTACAGATGATGCCTTGTTCCGTGACAAACTCAAGCACATGGGCAAAT CTACGCGGAATAAGCTTTTTGAAATCGCTAGAGCTTTCGCTGAAAAGACCCGAAGAAGAAAAACGAAAAGACGAGCCCTCCTGAAACACCATTC ACTGGGTAATGCTGCCTCCACTGCCAACCTCTTGGAAGACGAAGAAGCTGGACACCTGAGTG AGGAGGACAGTATGCTCAAGAGACCAGGCCCTCAGGAAGAGGAGGTGCCCCAACAGGAAGTGTTGTCATG A
- the LOC121580345 gene encoding CUE domain-containing protein 1-like isoform X3, which translates to MMTSLFRRHSSSSGNHGDVSAHSDSPVPAELNNSNPGGGGRTVRCLEFNQAMEDFRTMFPSMEQEVIECVLRANHGAVDSTINQLLQMSLDGHGSDDSSDSEDSIPPEILERTLEPDSSDEEPPPVYSPPSYDMHIYDRKYPDEVLPTASPPPSFDASQSRPCQPPPGPPPPASQRQVGSYRNWNPPLLGNLPDDFLRILPQQLDSLPQVEPGAAARAGQVGMETDQERKLKQFLEDERIALFLQNEEFMKELQRNREFLIALERDWLQYESKTSKSHHSPAFMGMSSPGDNYASGSGEACINVTDDALFRDKLKHMGKSTRNKLFEIARAFAEKTRRRKTKRRALLKHHSLGNAASTANLLEDEEAGHLSEEDSMLKRPGPQEEEVPQQEVLS; encoded by the exons ATGATGACCAGCCTGTTCCGCCgccacagcagcagcagtggtAACCATGGTGATGTGTCGGCGCACAGCGACAGCCCAGTCCCAGCTGAACTCAACAACAGTAATCCCGGTGGGGGTGGGCGAACGGTGCGGTGTCTGGAGTTCAACCAGGCTATGGAGGACTTCAGGACCATGTTCCCCAGCATGGAGCAGGAGGTGATAGAGTGTGTGCTGCGGGCCAACCACGGAGCCGTGGACTCCACTATCAACCAGCTGCTCCAAATGAGCCTGGACGGACACGGCTCTGACGACAGCTCCGACTCAGAGGACAGTATCCCTCCTGAG ATCCTGGAGCGGACGTTGGAGCCGGACAGCTCTGACGAGGAGCCCCCGCCGGTCTACTCCCCGCCCTCCTATGACATGCACATCTACGACAGGAAGTACCCAGATGAGGTCCTGCCTACAGCCTCACCACCACCCAG CTTTGATGCCAGTCAATCCCGTCCCTGCCAGCCCCCTCCTGGTCCACCCCCTCCTGCCAGTCAAAGGCAGGTTGGAAGTTACAGGAACTGGAACCCACCGTTACTAGGcaacctccctgatgacttcctgCGGATCCTGCCTCAGCAGCTGGACAGTCTGCCA CAGGTTGAGCCTGGGGCGGCGGCCAGGGCGGGCCAGGTTGGCATGGAGACGGACCAGGAGAGGAAGTTGAAGCAGTTCTTGGAGGATGAGCGCATAGCCCTCTTCCTGCAGAACGAGGAGTTTATGAAGGAGCTGCAACGCAACCGCGAGTTCCTCATCGCCCTTGAGAgag ATTGGCTGCAGTATGAGTCAAAGACATCCAAGTCCCATCATTCACCAGCTTTCATGGGGATGTCCTCTCCAG GAGATAATTATGCCTCAGGCTCTGGGGAGGCCTGCATCAATGTTACAGATGATGCCTTGTTCCGTGACAAACTCAAGCACATGGGCAAAT CTACGCGGAATAAGCTTTTTGAAATCGCTAGAGCTTTCGCTGAAAAGACCCGAAGAAGAAAAACGAAAAGACGAGCCCTCCTGAAACACCATTC ACTGGGTAATGCTGCCTCCACTGCCAACCTCTTGGAAGACGAAGAAGCTGGACACCTGAGTG AGGAGGACAGTATGCTCAAGAGACCAGGCCCTCAGGAAGAGGAGGTGCCCCAACAGGAAGTGTTGTCATG A